The region TCTTTAAAACAGCAGACTAATCAATGTTTTGAAATCATTATTGTAGATAATGATTCTCAAAATGGTTCATTTGAAAAACTTTGTGAACGATATGGAAAAAAAAATGGCATAAGTATTATTGAAACGGGAAAGAACCTAGGATACGCTAAAGGAAACAATGCAGGTATTAAATTTGCAAAGCAAAATTTAGGACTCAAAAATATACTTATTGTCAATAATGATGTTATTTTTACTGATGTAAATTATATTAATTTTTTAATTAACTTTGATATTGGAAAAAAAGTGGGGGCCGTTGGTACAAAAATCATAGGAGCAGATGGCTTAAATCAAAACCCTGTATATACACCGATTACTAGAAAACGTCTTTTGAAAGATGCTATTTACTTTACTTTAGAAAAATGGAATATCCTAAGATTTTATACAGGTTTAAAAAGTAAAATCAAGCCAGCAGCCGTTATACAATCTAATGAAAATTCGACTAAAAATATGGAAAATAAGAGTTACTTTCTGCATGGATCAGCTATACTTTTAACTGAAAACTTTCTTAATGAAATAGAGGGTTTTTTTCCTGAAACTTTTTTATATTATGAAGAAAATATTTTAGCAATCATGATGGAAAAATTAAACTTGAAAATGGTATATGCAAATGGAGCAGAAATTTATCATAAAGAAGATCAATCTTCAGCATTAAGTTTTGGAAACAGCCACAAAGTTTTTAACAAATACTTAGTTCAAAGTATTTGGATAGCATTGAAGGTAAAATTATCCAGTTTGCAACAGATAAAAAAAACAGTAAATAAATCATAAAAGGGGCTTATAAGATGAGCGTTGCAAATGAATTTAAAAAAGGAATCCTATATAGCGCCTTAGGAAAATATTCAAACGTAATCATTCAATTGTTAGTAACTGGGATTTTATCAAGACTGCTAACTCCGGCAGATTATGGAGTAGTAGCAGTAGTCAATGTATTCCTAGTATTTTTCCAAATGCTTGCAGACTTTGGTATTGGACCAGCAATTATTCAATACAAAGATCTGAATGAAAAAGATATTGGAAGTATTTTTGCTTTTTCAATATATTTAGCTGTGACATTGGGATTGATTTTCATGTCATTAGGTATTCCAATCAGTAATTTTTATAGCAATGCAGTCTATCAACAAATATGTTTAATTTTGGGAGTTTGTGTTATTTTCTATGCCTTATTAGTTGTGCCACAATCTATCCTTTTACGAGAGAAGAAGTTTTTTAATGTGAATATGGTAACCATTGCAGCTAACCTAGCCTCAGGTGTGTTGTCTATTGTTTTAGCGTTTGCTGGCTTTAGTTACTATGCATTGATTATTGGAAATATTGCAAAAGCTTTTGTTATGTTTATTATCTTTTTTTATCAAGCTAAGTTGAAGGTAACATTTAAAATGTCTGGAGCACCTTTGAAGAAAATTTACAAATTTTCAAAAAATCAATTTGCATTTAATTTCATCAATTACTTTTCTAGAAATTTAGATAAAATTTTAATTGGACGTTTTTTCAGTGAAAATGCTTTGGCTTTTTATGATAAAGCTTACCAGGTATCTCTTTATCCAAATCAAATTTTAACTAGTGTTATTACACCGGTAATTCAACCAATATTATCGGATTACGAAACAGAGAAATCTGTTATAAAAAAAGTATATTTAAAAATTACTTTAGTACTAGGTACTTTAGGAGTTCCGATATCCGTTTTTCTATTCTTTTCTTCAACAGAAGTAGTGACTTTTTTATTTGGAAATCAATGGGGTGGAAGCATTATAACTTTCCAAATATTAGCAGTCTCCGTTTGGGTACAAATGATATCAAGCAGTACAGGAGCTATTTTTCAGTCAGCTAATCGGACAGATCTACTGTTATTATCAGGTATTTTATCAACTGCATTAAACATTATAAGCATAGCGATCGGGATATTTCTTGGAAAAATCGAATATGTAGCAGCTATGATTGTGTTATCATTTACATTAAACTTCTTTATGAATAATTATTTGTTAATGTATCGTTTATTTAATGCAACGTTTAAAGAATATTTTAAGATTCTTATTAAACCTATGATCATGGGATTACTTCAAATTATTTTCTTTTTGTTATTACCAGAATTACCTTTTTCCAATTTCTTTAACTTAGTGGTTAAAGGTATAGGTTTTATGGTTATCTTTTTAATGGGGATTTTGGTAACAGGTCAAGGAAAGTTGCTGAAAGAATTTCTCGGTAGACGTAATAAAAATAAATAAAGCTATAAAAAGATTTGCTCACTATAATCAGTGTTCAAATCTTTTTATGTTTTCTAAGATAAAGTAGTATCGACAGAGGTTAGAGTCTGTAGTACTATGAGATAGTACATAATTGAATTAGTAGCAAGGTAATGATAAATGAAAACAGGTAATTATATAAAAAATTCTTTCAAAGGACTGCCCAGTTGTCAATATAGATGTGAACGCTTTACTTAGAATAAATTATAATTTAGTGAGTTGGATCAGCAATTTGCCTATAAAGGAATTTGAGAAAATTCACATTAAAATTTCTGAATAGTTGAAAAAATTAAAGGTAATAAAGTATTTTATTATTTAGACCTAGATATTGTTCAACCTAAATAAAAATTATAGTTGTTTTGTTATTGTTGGTATTATAGCCCAGTTAACAATGGAAATAAATAAAAAGGAGATAAAGTCAAAAGTGAATAATAAAAAAGAATACTTGATAAAATGTATAACGGTTGCAATGACTATAACCTTGCTTTCGCCAATCGTTTTACCTACTGCAGTTATAGCTGCCGGCCCACCTGCTGCTTATTCAACTTCCGAAGTTTTAACAGAACAAAAAAACAAGAAGTCTGATAATAGCAATAAACAAGAAATCATTTCTGACGAACCATCACAAGAGAATGCAGTGTCTGAGTCACCAGAAGAAACTACTATTGATAGCACTTCTGAAAATCCTCCAGAAGAGGCAGAATCACAATCGGAAAACACGTCTGAAACTATCGGCTCTACTGAAGTGAAGACCGAAACAAATGAAAAAATAAAAGCAGCTTCTGAACAACCTGTTCCAGAGGAAAAGAGCATGGCAGTACTTGCATATGACACAATTGTTTCTGATAAAAAAGTACATTATGATGCAATCGTTATTGCAGGGAGACATGATTTATATACTAAACCAGGATTTACAGAAGGTGCAACGCAACTTGGAAAATCTGAACCTTATTTGAATCAGAAAATACAAATCATTCAAGAAGCAGTGACAGATCGCGCAACATGGATTCAGTTTTCTATTAACGGACAAGACATCGGCTGGATGAATAAAATAGGGGCAGAAATTCAATATGATACGGTTACTGCTGCAGCCAAAACATCATATGAGGTCATTGTTTCTCAAGGACACCACGATATCTACACGTTGCCCGGCTATACAAAAGGGAACGAAATCATTACTAAGTCTTCAACTTACTTAAATCAATCTCTTCAAGTTCTTGAAGAGAAAAAGACCAATCGTGCGACATGGTTATTAATTGCACAAAATGGCAGTGAGATTGGTTGGATGAATAAAAACGGTGTGAAGATTCAAACGACTGAAATTACGAGCAGCAAAAAGACACATCTAGATGCTATTGTAAATAATGAGAACAAACAAATCTTTTCAGCACCAGGCTACACCAACAATGCTGAAGTCGTTGCTCAATCTTCTAGTTACTCAGGGAAAAAAGTCCAAATTACCGAACAGAAACAAACTGCTGTAGGAACAACATGGTTTTTAATTGTTCAAAACGGTAAAACAATTGGTTGGATTGAAAAAGACGGTGTGACGATTCAATACGATACAATCATCGAAACGCGAAATGTTCATTATGATGCTTTAGTGTCCCAAGGAAGACACGATGTTTATTCAGCACCAGGCTACACACCTGATAATGAAATCTTGACGAAATCTAGTAGTTATTTAAATAAAAAAGTACAAATCATTAAAGAAGTTGAAACCGATCGTGCAACGTGGGTACAGATATCAGTTGACGGAATAGCTGTTTGGATGAATAAAATAGGACTGAGAATAAAATATGATACCGTTCTATCTACTAAAGCAGTTGATTATTACGCACTGGTTCTCCATGATCGTCATGATATATACACTGTTCCTGGTTACACAAAAGGCAATCAACTTATAGAGAAATCAGCTGCATACTTAAATCAAGAAGTAAAAGTCATACAGGAAAAAGTAACCAATCGTGCGACTTGGGCTCAAATCGAAGTGAATGGAAAGACAGTAGGTTGGATGAATAAAGTTGGTTTAAAACCGATAGAAGATACAATTTTATCTAGTCAATCTGTCCATTACGAAGCGGTTCTCTCATCCGTAAAAGCAACAATTTTCACAGCACCTGGATACACTAAAAATGCAAAAGTTACTGGAGACACTTCTAAATATGTGAATCAAAAAGTCAAAATAACAGAACAAAAAGTAACGAATCGAACCACTTGGTTTCTAGTATCTCTAATGAATGGAACATCCTTAGGCTGGATCGACAAAAATAAGTTAACTTTGCAATATGATAAAGTGACTGAAAGCCGAGCTGTTCATTATGATGCTACAGTAGCAGAGGGTCGTCATGATATTTATACGATTCCGGGCTATACAGAAGGAAACCAACTGATTACAAAGTCAGCAAGTTATTTAAATAAAGAAATACGTATTGTTCAAGAAAAAGTAACAGATCGAGCAATTTGGACGCAAATCTCTCTTAATGGGAAAGTCATCGGCTGGATGAATAAAAAAGGCTTAACGGTGCATTATGATACGATTTTATCCACTAAAACTGTTGATATAGACGCTAAAGTTGTTCAAGGGCAACACGATATTTATACAGTTCCGGGATATACGAAAGATAATCGGGTAATTGATCGTTCTTCTACTTTTTTAAACCAAGAAGTTAAAATTGTTCAAGAAAAAGTAGCGAAAAATCGAGCTACTTGGGCTTTGATAACGATTAATGGGAAAACAATTGGCTGGATGAATAAAAATGGATTGGAAATTTTAAAAATAAATTATTCTGATATTGTTACATCCAGTCGTTTAGTTCACTATGATGCAACGGTCAGCAAAAGCAATCAACCCATCTACTCAGCACCTGGTTTTACCTCAGGTGCAGATGAAGTGGGCAAGACTACTGACTATCTGAATAAATTAGTTCGTGTGACACAAGAAAAAGTAACAGATCGTGCTATATGGATGGAAATTTCTATTGATGGCAAAGCAATCGGCTGGATAGATAAAGCAGATCTGACATTGCAGTATGATGCTATTTTAAGAAGTAAAATGATTCACTATGATGCAATCATTACGGCAGGACACCATGATGTTTACAGCGTGCCAGGTTATACGCAAAATAATGAAATTTTAACTAAATTAGCTCCATATGTAAATGAAAAGGTACAAATTATTGAAGAAAAAATTACGAACCGTGCCACTTGGTTAAGATTTTCAGTAAATGGTAAAGTTATTGGTTGGATGAATAAAAATGGTGTAGCACTTCAACCGGATAAAATAAACAGTACAAATTCAGTTCACTTTGATGCAGTTATTACAGCTGGACACCATGATGTTTATACAGTACCGGGTTATACAATGGGAAATCAACTAATTGCAAAATCTTCTGCTTATATGAATAAGACAATTCAAGTCCTCAAACTGGCTCAAACAAATCGAGCAACATTTGCGCAGTTTGCTGTTGATGGAAAAACAATTGGCTGGATGAATACAAATGGTATTAACTTTAAATACGATGCTGTAACTTCAACTAAAATAACAAATTATAATGCTAAAGTTATCCAAGGGCAACATGATGTTTATACCGCTCCTGGATATACTCAAGGAAATACGATTATTGGAAAATCCAGTAGTTATCTAAACCAGTCAGTGAAGGTTTTACAAGAAAAAGTAACAAATCGCGCTACATGGGCGTTGATTGCAGTTAATGGCAAAACGATCGGCTGGATGAATAAAAAAGGATTAGACAGCATGTTGGTTTATTTGGACCCAGGACATGGCGGAGATGAGCCGGGTGCTATTTCAGGCGGAATCAAAGAAAAAGACATCAACTTAAAAGTGGCTTTAAAAATAGAAAAATTATTGGTTGCACATGGATACGATGTAGTCATGTCTAGAAAGACAGATACTTTTGTCAGCTTATCTAATCGGGCACAAGAAGCCAACAAAATAAAAGCTGATATATTTGTCAGTGTGCATCACAATTCATTTGTTGGAACTTCTTACGGTATTGAAACCTATTCGTATAATCGACTTGGCAATTCGACTAATCCTATGTCAAACAATACTAAACGTTCATTAGAAAGCGGCAAACTTTCCAGTGCTGTTCATAAATCCTTATTAAGTCGTTCAGGAGCTGTAGATCGTGGAACTAGAACAGCTAACTTTCATGTTATCCGGGAAACCAATATGCCCGCGATTTTAATGGAACTTGGTTATCTCGATAATGCGTCTGAACGCGCTAAATTAATAACTGATAGTTATCAAAATAAATTAGCACAAGGAGCTTACGAAGGGATCGTTCAATACTTTAAATAAATACTCTAAGAAAATAGGAAAAAGGTGTCCGGCATAAAAAAACTGGATGCCTTTTCTATATAATCAATAAATAAAAATAAAATAAATGTGAAAGTAGTTAATTTATTGAAAACTATTTGCTAAACGTTCCATTTGTGAAGTATACTTTAAAGGATGAACTAACAACTATGAACAAAAAACGTACTTAGAGATAGTCAATTTTTAGTAGTTCAAAGGAAGAATAAAAAAGTTAGTAAAAGGAGATTTTTCTATATGAAAGGTATTATTTTAGCAGGAGGAAGCGGCACACGCTTATATCCTTTAACTAAAGCGGTATCGAAACAATTGATGCCGATCTATGATAAACCCATGATTTACTATCCAATGTCTATTTTAATGTTAGCAGGCATTAAAGATATTTTAATCATCTCAACACCAGAGGATACACCGCGATTTGAACAATTATTCGGTGATGGTTCAGAACTAGGTTTGAATCTAGAATATAAAGTTCAGAAAAGTCCAGATGGATTAGCACAAGCGTTTATTATCGGAGAAGATTTCATTGGAAAAGATTCCGTTTGTCTGATTTTAGGTGATAATATTTATTATGGTGGTGGATTATCTAAAATGCTGCAAAGAGCTGCTCAAAAAGAGATTGGGGCAACCGTTTTCGGATACCATGTTAATGACCCTGAACGCTTTGGAGTCGTTGAATTTGATGAAGAGATGAAAGCATTATCGATAGAAGAAAAACCTGAAGTGCCAAAAAGCAATTACGCTGTTACAGGATTGTATTTTTACGATAACGACGTTATTGAAATTGCTAAAAATATCGAGCCTTCTCCTCGCGGTGAATTAGAAATTACAGACGTGAATAAAGCATATTTAAAAGCTGGCAAATTAGACGTCGAAGTGATGGGTCGCGGATATGCTTGGTTAGATACTGGAACCCATGAATCACTTTTAGAAGCCGGTACATTTATTGAAACGATTGAAAAGAGACAAAATCTTAAAGTAGCTTGTTTAGAAGAAATCGCCTATCGTATGGGATATATTTCACGGGCGCAGTTGATTAAGCTGGCGCAGCCATTGAAAAAAAATGAGTATGGTCAATATATGTTAAGATTAGCCACAACAGAATGGTAAGGAGTAGATAGAAATGAATGTATTTGATACGCAATTACAGGACGTAAAAATTATCGAAATGGATGTTTTTGGCGATCATCGCGGTTTTTTTACTGAGAGCTACACAAAAGAAAAATTCTTAGAAGCTGGTATCGCTATTGATTTTATCCAAGACAACCATTCATTATCAGTAGAGCCGGGAGTTCTGAGAGGTATGCATTTTCAAACACCTGGAAAAGCTCAAACAAAATTAGTTCGTGTAACGACTGGGGTTATTTATGATGTATTGGTCGATATTCGTGTCGGTTCTCCAACATATGGCAAGTGGGAAGGCTACCTTTTAAGTGAATATAATCATCGACAATTATTAGTACCCCAAGGGTTTGCACATGGGTTCGTAACGTTAACTCCGAACTGTAATGTTCAATATAAAGTTGATGAATATTATTCGAAAGAACATGATGGCGGGATTGCTTTTGATGATCCAGCAATTGGAATTGTGTGGCCGATGCCTATCAGTAAACTCGTGTTATCTGAAAAAGATCAACAACATCCGACATTAGCTGATTTTAACAGTCCATTTATCTGGGAGGAAAAATAACCATGAATGTATTAGTAACAGGCGGAGCCGGCTTCATTGGCAGCAACTTTGTGCATTATATTTTAAAAAATTATCCAGAGTACAAAGTAATCAATTTAGACTTATTGACTTATGCTGGAAACATCCATAATTTGGATGACATAATGGATAATCCAAATCATGTGTTCGTACAAGGTAATATCACCAATAAAGAGTTGGTACGTCATTTAGTAAACGAACACGAAATTACTCATTTTGTAAATTTTGCGGCAGAATCTCACGTAGACCGCAGTATTTTAAATCCAGAAATTTTTGTGGAAACTAATATCCAAGGAACATTAGCTTTATTAAACGTGGCCAAAGAAATGAAGATTGAGAAATACCTGCAAGTCTCAACAGATGAAGTCTATGGCTCATTAGGAGAAGAAGGGTACTTTACTGAAGAAACTCCGTTAGCGCCGAATAGTCCCTATTCTGCCAGTAAAACAGGAGCAGATTTGTTGGTTCGTTCTTACTATGAAACATATGGGATGAATGTGAATATTACCCGATGTTCAAACAATTACGGGCCATATCATTTTCCAGAAAAATTGATTCCGCTAATGATCACTAATGGAATGGATAATAAAGAATTACCGATTTATGGGGATGGCTTAAATGTGCGTGACTGGCTGCATGTACAAGATCATTGCCAAGCCATTGATTTAGTTTTGCATAAAGGATTAAAAGGCGAAGTATATAACGTTGGTGGACACAATGAACGAACTAATAATGAAATTGTGGATATCATTGTAGAAGAATTGGGATTATCACATGACCTAATCAAATATGTTGACGACCGGCTGGGTCATGATAAACGGTATGCCATTGATCCGACAAAATTAGAAACTGAATTGGGCTGGAAACCAAAATACACTTTTGATACAGGAATTATGGAAACTATCAAATGGTACCAAGAAAACGAAAACTGGTGGCGTCCATTGAAAGAACGTGCTGGTTTAAACTAGATGATGGATTAAAAGATTTGTTTGAAAGCTAAGCAAGTCTTTTATCTTTACCAAAAATGGAGGTTTAAATATGACGGCACTCATTACCGGAGGAACAGGACAATTGGGTTCTGAATTAAGAAAGTTATTAGACGAAAAACATGTAGACTATGTTTCAGTGGGCTCAAAAAATTTGGATATAACAAACAGTACAGCCGTAGACCAACTTATTCTTGAACTTAAGCCAGAAGTTATTTATCATTGCGCAGCTTACACAGCTGTAGATGCAGCAGAAGATGAAGGTAAAGACATGAATCAGTTAGTAAATGTAACAGGAACAGAAAATGTTGCAAAAGCTGCCGAGTCTATAGGAGCGACACTTATTTATATTAGTACAGATTATGTATTCGACGGAACAAGTCTAGGAGAGTACAAAGAAACCGATCAAACTAATCCAAAAAGCGAGTATGGAAGAGCAAAGCTAGCAGGTGAACAAATCGTTCAGAGTTTAGTTACGAAGTATTATATTGTTCGGACGTCGTGGGTATTTGGCGAATTTGGAAATAACTTTGTGTTTACGATGCAAAGATTAGCTGACTCTCATTCCACATTAACTGTCGTAGCAGATCAAGTTGGCAGACCAACATGGACACGAACACTAGCTGAATTCGTAAGCTATCTCGTTGAAAGAAAAGCAGATTATGGAATCTACCATTTGTCTAATGAAGATAGTTGTTCATGGTATGAGTTTGCAAAAGAAATTTTGAAAGATAAAGTTGTAAATGTTACTCCTGTTACATCAGAAGATTATCCGCAAAAAGCGGATAGACCGAAATGTTCTATAATGGATTTGAGCAAGGCAGAAAAAACCGGGTTTGAAATACCTACATGGAAAGAAGCTCTTTTGTTATTTGAAGCATCCTTAAAATTGTAGATAAAAAGATTGTTAGGTAAACAGATATGCGACAACAAAACTAAAAAAACGCGAGAGTGTCTCTAACTCTTTTATAAAATAAATCAACTAATTTAAATGATCCAATTAATCAGCACAAAGCATTCCTCTAGTTTGTTTAGAGGAATGCTTTGTGCTTTATTAGTTATAAACAGAACAAGTCACAAAAGTGTCATTAAATAACTAAATAGGTGTGTTATGATAATAAAGTATATTTTTTAAAAGGGAGAGGTAAAGAGTTGGAATTTTTTTTTAATAAAGGAAGCAAAGTTTTAACAAGTATAGTTGTCACAACATTGCTGATACCAGTTGGTGCACCAACAACAGTTCTTGCAACAGACATAGACAATCAGGACAGAAAAGTTCCAGATACTCAGATTGAAACATATAGCTCAGAGACAGACAACACTGAAAGTTCAAATACATATAATACAGATGCAATTGAAGAAACACAAGAGTCAGAATTACAATCCGATGAAATAATGGATAGTAGCATAGAAGCAGACAATGATAGCAGCACAGAAACAGACAAAGTGAGCGAAGAAACAAATGAATCTTCCAAAGATAGCTCTGAAAGTGAGAGCATAGTAGAAAGCGAAGAAGTCATAGGAGAAACTGAAAAGGAAGTTTCTATAGATGCGGAAGATGAAGTAGAAGACAATACAGTGACAGAACCTGAAACAAGCTCTGAAAATCCGGCTTACGATGATAATACGATTTTTTCACTTGAAAAAAATCGAGAAACTGCATTGGAAATTATGGAAAGTGAGATAAATGGTGTTTCGTTTTTCAGATCAAGAGCAGTTTCTTCTACAACTGCATTTATTAATAGTATTTCTTCATATGCCGTTTCACTCGGTCAAGAGTATAACATTTACACGTCAGTAATGATTGCTCAAGCTATTTTAGAAAGTGCATCGGGTAACAGCGCTCTTGCTTCAGCGCCAAATTATAATTTATTTGGAATCAAAGGAAGTTACAAAGGAAACAGTGTAGCTTATAAAACATCAGAGTGGAGCGAGAGCAAAGGCTGGTATACTGTTACTGCGAATTTCAGAAAGTATCCTTCTTACCGTGAGTCATTAGAAGATAATGCAAAGTTATTGAGAAATGGTTTAACTTGGAATAAAGAAAATTACTCAGGCACGTGGAGAGAAAACGCGTCGAACTATAAAGAAGCGACAGCAGGATTAGTAAAAGGTGGATACGCAACTGATCCGAGCTATGCTGCAAGTTTAAATAACATTATTGCAAACTATAATTTAACTCAATACGACAATGTACCAACAGTATCCTATTCTACTCACATTCAATCGAAAGGTTGGTTGCCTGTTGTCAAAGATGGAAAAGGCAGTGGTACGACAAAACAAAATAAACGTATGGAAGCTATTAAGTTATCAATTCAAAATATTGATCATTTAGGCATTCAATACAGTACCCATGTTCAATCAAAAGGTTGGACAAGTTGGAAATCAGATGGCGAAGTATCTGGGACCACTAGAGAAAATAAACGTCTTGAAGCCATTAAAATTCAATTAACGGATACTCAAGCAAGTAATTTTGATGTTTACTACCGTGTTCATGCACAAAGTTATGGCTGGTTAGGATGGGCAAAAAATGGAACACCTGCTGGAACTGAAGGTCTTTCTAAACGTTTAGAGGCTATTGAAGTAGTTGTTGTCAAAAAAGGATCATCAGCTCCATCTGGAACAAGTCAAGCTGCTTTTATTGAAAAAACGCCAAGTATTAATTACACAACTCATGTTCAAACAAATGGCTGGCAAAGTAAAGTATCTAATGGTAAAGGTAGTGGAACAACAAAACAGAACAAAAGACTTGAAGGAATAAAAATTGATTTAAGTGACTTGTCTTGTGCCGGAGGAATACAGTATCGGACACATGTGCAAAGTTTAGGTTGGCAAAATTGGGCAGCTAATGGAGCTTTAAGCGGAACTATGGGTATGGCAAAACGTTTAGAAGCTATCCAAATTCAATTAACTGGCGAAATAACTAATAAATACGATGTCTATTATCGTGTTCATGCTCAAAGTTACGGTTGGTTAGGATGGGCAAAAAATGGTGAATCTGCCGGAACAGAAGGTAAAGCTAAACGCTTAGAAGCAATTGAAATTAAATTAGTTAAAAAAGGCGGAGCTGCGCCAGGAAGTACAAATAAAGCTCTCGTGAGATAGGTTTCTATAAAAGGACGCTAAGTAATTAAAAAAAGATACTAACCATTTCTTGGAATTAGAAGAAATGATTAGTATCTTTCTTATTTTTTTCTGTTAATAAAAATCTGAAGTTAACTTCCTTATTTCTAATTAAAAACTATTATTGGATAATATTCTTAATGTAAATTATAACTTTTTCTATTACAATAGATTAGAGGGTTTCATAAAATATTGAAAAATAGGTGTTTGAATGAAAAATGAAAAAGTAAAAGTTTTAAATGTGACGTTCGATAATCTGTCTCATAAAAAATTCATGTTTCAATTAATGAAGTGCATTAAGGAAGAAAAAAAGACTTTTATAGTCACTGCTAACCCAGAAATCGTAATGTATGCCAATACAAATCAGGAGTATATGCGAATATTAAAACAAGTCGACTATATTACTGCCGATGGAATTGGTATTGTTAAAGGATCGCGAATGCTTGGTACGCCTATTATTGAACGAGTAACGGGATATGATTTAATGCTTGATTTATTTAAAGAAGCGAATCAAATGAAAAAAAAGGTATACTTATTGGGCGCTAAACAAGAAGTCATTGAAGCAGTAGCAAAAAAGCTTGAAAAAGAATATCCTGGTATTGATCTAGCAGGTTATCATAACGGTTATTTTGATTTAACTGATAAAGCTATTATGAATAAAGTATTAGGTGCAGAACCTGATTTATTGTTTGTAGGGATAGGTTTCCCTAGACAAGAAAAATGGATACAACAATACTTAGAACAAGCTGATAAGGGACTAGCTA is a window of Carnobacterium mobile DSM 4848 DNA encoding:
- a CDS encoding WecB/TagA/CpsF family glycosyltransferase, whose product is MKNEKVKVLNVTFDNLSHKKFMFQLMKCIKEEKKTFIVTANPEIVMYANTNQEYMRILKQVDYITADGIGIVKGSRMLGTPIIERVTGYDLMLDLFKEANQMKKKVYLLGAKQEVIEAVAKKLEKEYPGIDLAGYHNGYFDLTDKAIMNKVLGAEPDLLFVGIGFPRQEKWIQQYLEQADKGLAMGVGGAFDAYTGVVKRAPAIFIKLNLEWFYRLMKQPSRFKRMLVLPKFLIAVRKEKKKG
- a CDS encoding glucosaminidase domain-containing protein — its product is MEFFFNKGSKVLTSIVVTTLLIPVGAPTTVLATDIDNQDRKVPDTQIETYSSETDNTESSNTYNTDAIEETQESELQSDEIMDSSIEADNDSSTETDKVSEETNESSKDSSESESIVESEEVIGETEKEVSIDAEDEVEDNTVTEPETSSENPAYDDNTIFSLEKNRETALEIMESEINGVSFFRSRAVSSTTAFINSISSYAVSLGQEYNIYTSVMIAQAILESASGNSALASAPNYNLFGIKGSYKGNSVAYKTSEWSESKGWYTVTANFRKYPSYRESLEDNAKLLRNGLTWNKENYSGTWRENASNYKEATAGLVKGGYATDPSYAASLNNIIANYNLTQYDNVPTVSYSTHIQSKGWLPVVKDGKGSGTTKQNKRMEAIKLSIQNIDHLGIQYSTHVQSKGWTSWKSDGEVSGTTRENKRLEAIKIQLTDTQASNFDVYYRVHAQSYGWLGWAKNGTPAGTEGLSKRLEAIEVVVVKKGSSAPSGTSQAAFIEKTPSINYTTHVQTNGWQSKVSNGKGSGTTKQNKRLEGIKIDLSDLSCAGGIQYRTHVQSLGWQNWAANGALSGTMGMAKRLEAIQIQLTGEITNKYDVYYRVHAQSYGWLGWAKNGESAGTEGKAKRLEAIEIKLVKKGGAAPGSTNKALVR
- the rfbD gene encoding dTDP-4-dehydrorhamnose reductase yields the protein MTALITGGTGQLGSELRKLLDEKHVDYVSVGSKNLDITNSTAVDQLILELKPEVIYHCAAYTAVDAAEDEGKDMNQLVNVTGTENVAKAAESIGATLIYISTDYVFDGTSLGEYKETDQTNPKSEYGRAKLAGEQIVQSLVTKYYIVRTSWVFGEFGNNFVFTMQRLADSHSTLTVVADQVGRPTWTRTLAEFVSYLVERKADYGIYHLSNEDSCSWYEFAKEILKDKVVNVTPVTSEDYPQKADRPKCSIMDLSKAEKTGFEIPTWKEALLLFEASLKL
- the rfbB gene encoding dTDP-glucose 4,6-dehydratase; the protein is MNVLVTGGAGFIGSNFVHYILKNYPEYKVINLDLLTYAGNIHNLDDIMDNPNHVFVQGNITNKELVRHLVNEHEITHFVNFAAESHVDRSILNPEIFVETNIQGTLALLNVAKEMKIEKYLQVSTDEVYGSLGEEGYFTEETPLAPNSPYSASKTGADLLVRSYYETYGMNVNITRCSNNYGPYHFPEKLIPLMITNGMDNKELPIYGDGLNVRDWLHVQDHCQAIDLVLHKGLKGEVYNVGGHNERTNNEIVDIIVEELGLSHDLIKYVDDRLGHDKRYAIDPTKLETELGWKPKYTFDTGIMETIKWYQENENWWRPLKERAGLN